One Flammeovirga agarivorans genomic region harbors:
- a CDS encoding flotillin-like FloA family protein: MELLILLLLFIFFFASILLLPAFFIVIRAKRFHAQLTIGQAFSMRIRKTASDNVLKGLAIVQEHNFNVSLSELETLELAGGDPYKVMEAMVNYSHVKSLNIKTLFAMNLSGLDFKDAIEKNLIEQEIKLEKQEFGGFIIDYHVKYKYRIGVGQQKIVKEEIEKEISQRLLNFFMYWEGDNLFNINNYIKTNVLNHEYWDKILCLDLNFQEIEIKNK; this comes from the coding sequence ATGGAGCTTCTAATTTTACTGTTATTATTTATATTTTTTTTTGCAAGTATTTTATTACTACCTGCTTTTTTTATTGTAATAAGAGCAAAACGTTTTCATGCTCAATTAACAATAGGTCAGGCATTTTCAATGAGAATTAGAAAAACAGCTTCAGATAATGTGCTTAAAGGATTAGCTATTGTACAGGAACATAATTTTAATGTGAGTTTATCGGAATTAGAAACTTTGGAACTTGCAGGAGGCGATCCATATAAAGTTATGGAAGCTATGGTAAATTATAGTCATGTAAAATCATTGAATATTAAAACATTATTTGCAATGAATCTTTCTGGCTTAGATTTCAAAGATGCTATTGAGAAAAATCTAATTGAACAAGAAATAAAATTAGAAAAACAAGAATTTGGAGGGTTTATTATAGATTATCATGTTAAGTATAAATATAGAATAGGAGTAGGTCAACAAAAAATTGTTAAAGAAGAAATAGAGAAAGAAATATCTCAAAGACTCTTAAATTTCTTTATGTATTGGGAAGGAGATAATCTATTTAATATTAATAATTATATAAAGACGAATGTATTAAATCATGAATATTGGGATAAAATTTTATGTTTAGATTTGAACTTTCAAGAAATAGAAATTAAAAATAAATAA